The DNA region GCTGCAGAACGTCTGGCCGCGGGTGGACCGCCGGTTGTTCACCGCCGTCGTCTGCGGCCTGGCGACCGTCGGCGCGCTCGCACTGAACATCGACAACTACTTCGACTTCCTGCTGTTGCTCGCCTCCGTTCTGGTTCCGCTGGTCGCGGTGTTCCTCGTCGACTATTTCTCCTCCCGCGGCGTCGCGGAGTGGGACGTGAGCGCGTCGGCGCCCATGCGGCTGGCGATGGTCGTGCCCTGGCTGCTCGGCTTCGCGGCTTACCAGCTGATCGACCCGGGCGGCATCGGCTGGTGGGCGAGCGGCTGGCGCCACGTCGACGGCTGGTTGCACCTGACCGTCGCGACGTGGATGAGCGCGTCACTGTTCTCGTTCCTGGTGGCGGCACTCGCGACCGCGCCGTCGGTCCTCCTCCGGCGTCGCGGCGCCGTTGGATGATGAGCCGGTGAACAAGCTCAATCGCGCGCAGCGGGCACTGGTCTTCGGGCTGGCCGGCTGGTGCAGCGAGGTCGTGACCACCGGAGTTCGCAGCCGCGGCCGCGACCAGAACTGGCGTCTGACCGGTACGACGTACCTGTGGATGTTGCCCGTGTACGGCTCGGCGGCGTTCCTGTTCGAGCCGGCGTACGCCGCCGCCAAGCGGGCGGGCACGCCGTGGTGGGGTCGGGCACTGCTCTGGACCGGCGGCATCTACGCCGTCGAGGCCGCCAGTGGCGAGGCGATCCGCGCGGTCACCGGCGAGGTGCCCTGGGACTACTCGCGGCCGCGCGGGAGCAAGCCGGTGCCGAAGCACTGGCGCGGTCTGGTCCGGCCTGCGTATGCGCCGGTCTGGCTGGCGGTCGGGCTCGGCATGGAACGCCTGCACGACCTGTTGCAGCGCGTGCGCATCACGCGACCCGGCGAGTGAGCGAGGCCGGGTTCCGGCCGCTGGTGATCGCTCACCGCGGCGCATCGGGGCTCGAGCCGGAGCACACGGCGGCCGCTTACCGTCGCGCGCTCGATGACGGCGCCGACGGTTTCGAGTGCGACGTGCGACTGACCCGCGACGGCAGGCTCGTCTGTCTTCACGACCGCAGCATGGAGCGGGTGGCCCGCCGTCGCGGGGTGGTGTCCCGGATGACGCTTGCGGAGCTGCAGCGACTCAACGTGGGCAGCCGCAACGGCCCCAGCGCGACGGTCCTCACGTTCGAGGAGCTGCTGGAGATCGCCCTGTCTGCCGGACGGCCCCTCACCCTGCTCGTCGAGACGAAGCACCCGGTGCGTTACGGCGGGCGGGTCGAGCGGGCAGCCGTCGACGTACTGCGCCGCTTCGGGCTCGCCGACCCCGAGGGCCGCGACGGCGTCGTCGCGCGCGTCATGAGCTTCTCCCCTGCGGCGGTGCGAACCGCGGGTCGTCTGGCCCCGGGGCTTCCCACCGTCGCCTTGATGTCGCGGCTGCGCGCGGACGCCGGAAGCAAGCCGCTGTTCGGAGCCGCCGCCATCGCGGGGCCGTCGCTCGCCGCGATCAAGGCCAACCCGGGGTACGTCGCGCGGGCCCACCAGCGCGGAAACCCGGTCTACGTCTGGACCGCCGACGAGCCGGACGACGTCGCGCTGCTCGTCTCACTCCAGGTCGACGCCGTCATCACCAATCGTCCCGACGTCGCCCGTTCCGTCGTCGACGGATAAGTCGGGATCCGGGCGTTACGTCGCGAAGATCCGCGCCCGATCGGTCCAGCCGCCGCCCGCAATCGCGCCGACGTCACTGGGGTGAGTGACGTCGGTGTAGTGCTCCGTCCCGGCGCGGTGCTGCCCCGCCTCGAGGCGATGTCGGTGGTCACGGCGCTGGTCGCGCTCGATGTGGCGAAGGGCGGCTACTGGAACGTCGCGCCAGGGTTCTGGCAGCGATACGACCGGCCGTGGGACGGGATAGCCGGCGCTCCCGGCTCGGCGAGACTGATCGGCTCGATCGCGTCGGCGTACGGCGCCCCGACCCGCTACGAGATCACGATCTACCGAGTGACCCTGACCCCGTACGGCGTGCACAGCGGTTGGTCGGTGGACTCGCTGTGCGATGACGCGCTGGGCCACGCCGGGTTGACGCTGGCCGGCTGTCCCCGGGCGGCGTCGCCTCACCGTCCCGATCACGACCCGTTCCGGGTCCGGATTCCGCTCCAGCCAGGCCCTTCGCAGGTGCTGCCGCATTGATCCGATTGGCGGTAACGACGGCTTCGCCGGCTGCCGACATCAGTCGTGACTGCGGTCCGGCCGCGGCGGGAGGAGTCGCGCGATGAGCGAGGTGGGGGTCGTCCTGCGTCCGGCCGCGGTGCTGCCGCGCACCGAGGCGGAGAAGGTCGTCGAAGCGCTGAGCGCGCTCGACGTCAGCAACGGCGGCATCTGGAACGTCAATCCCGGGCTGTGGCAGCGTTACGACCAGCCGTGGAACGGGCCCTCGGGCTCCGCCGGTACGGCGCAGCTCGTCGGCACCATCGGCTCGGCGTACGGATCACCGACCAAGTACGAGATCACGCTCTACCGCGTGACGATCACCGCGCACGGCGTGGCCGACGGCTGGACTGTCGAACGACTGTGTGACGACGCGCTCGAGCACGCGGGGCTCAGCCTGGCGAGCTGCCCGCGCGCTGCGCTCGCGCACCCACCCGAGCACGACCCGTTCCACCTGGCCGGCGACCACCTCGCGGAGGCCTCACAGCACCTGGCGTCCTAACGTCCCAGGCCCGCGACCGAGTCTCGGGCCACCGGGCAGGACATGCAGCGAGGTCCGCCACGCCCGCTGCCGAGCTCGCTGCCCGGGATGCGCACGACCTCGATGCCGGCCGCCTCCAGCTGGGCGTTGGTCGCCACGTTGCGCTCGTAGCCGATGGCGACGCGCGGCGCGATCGCCAGGGTGTTGTTGCCGTCGTCCCACTGTTCGCGTTCGGCCGTCACCGGGTCCAGCCCGGTGTCGATTACGCGTAGCTCGTCGATGCCCATCGCCGCGGCAGCCGCCGACAGGAACGGCTGCGGCGTACTCGCGTGCTGCGTGCCGTCCTCGCCGGGGGTCACGACGATCGCGGTGAGCGAGTCCGCCAGCGGCGGGTACATCACGACCGCGTCGACGTCGACCATCGTGCACACCGTGTCGAGGTGCATCGTTGCGCGTTGTGGGGCGATCGGGACGGCGAGCACGGTGTGGGCCAGGCCGCGGCTGAACAGCCGTCCGGCAAGCGTCTCGACCGCCTCCGGCTGGGTGCGCTGACCGACGCCGACCGCGACGACGCCGGGACCGAGCAGCAGCACGTCGCCGCCTTCCAGCCAGGCGTCGGTCGGCTCGTAGAGGATCGGCGTACCGGCGAATCGCGGGTGGTGGCGATACACCACCTCGGTCAGCCAGGCCTCGCGACGGCGCGCCGACGTGCTCGGGCTGGCGATCGCGACGTGGCCCGCGATCCAGACGGCGCAGTCGCGGGTGAACATCAGGTTCGGCAGCGGCGGTACGACGAGGTGGTGGCGGTGAAGGAGTCGGGCGACCACCCCCTCGCCGCCGCCGAGCTCCTCGTAGGACAGCCCTCCGATCGCCAGGTCGGTGAGCTCTTCGGCGCTCAGCCCGGCCAGATGGTCGGCGAGGGCCGACCGCAGCTGCGCTCCCACCCGGCAGCCGCGGACAGTGCGCTCGACCAGCGTGGCGCGCGCCTCTTCGACGGTGAGGGCCTCAGCGATCAGGTCGCGGAGCGCGAGCACCTCGACGCCGCGCTCGGCGAGCGTGCCGGCGAAGACGTCGTGCTCCTCCTGCGCCCGCTCCACCCATGGGATCGCATCGAAGAGCAGGTCGGCGGAGTTGCGCGGCGTGAGCCGCTTGATCTCCGGACCGGGCCGGTGCAGCACCACCGTACGAAGCGACCCGACCTCGCTGTCCGGCCCGCGGTCGGCGACCATCGGCGGATCAGCCGGCGGCGGCGAAAGCGCGGGTGAGGAACGCCGCCGCGAGAGATTCCACGTCGTCGGTGTACCCGATCGGGCGCTCGTTCTCGATCGTGGTCGAGTGCCCGTTTCCGCGAAC from Mycobacteriales bacterium includes:
- a CDS encoding glycerophosphodiester phosphodiesterase family protein — translated: MSEAGFRPLVIAHRGASGLEPEHTAAAYRRALDDGADGFECDVRLTRDGRLVCLHDRSMERVARRRGVVSRMTLAELQRLNVGSRNGPSATVLTFEELLEIALSAGRPLTLLVETKHPVRYGGRVERAAVDVLRRFGLADPEGRDGVVARVMSFSPAAVRTAGRLAPGLPTVALMSRLRADAGSKPLFGAAAIAGPSLAAIKANPGYVARAHQRGNPVYVWTADEPDDVALLVSLQVDAVITNRPDVARSVVDG
- a CDS encoding arginine deiminase, translating into MVADRGPDSEVGSLRTVVLHRPGPEIKRLTPRNSADLLFDAIPWVERAQEEHDVFAGTLAERGVEVLALRDLIAEALTVEEARATLVERTVRGCRVGAQLRSALADHLAGLSAEELTDLAIGGLSYEELGGGEGVVARLLHRHHLVVPPLPNLMFTRDCAVWIAGHVAIASPSTSARRREAWLTEVVYRHHPRFAGTPILYEPTDAWLEGGDVLLLGPGVVAVGVGQRTQPEAVETLAGRLFSRGLAHTVLAVPIAPQRATMHLDTVCTMVDVDAVVMYPPLADSLTAIVVTPGEDGTQHASTPQPFLSAAAAAMGIDELRVIDTGLDPVTAEREQWDDGNNTLAIAPRVAIGYERNVATNAQLEAAGIEVVRIPGSELGSGRGGPRCMSCPVARDSVAGLGR